In Amphiprion ocellaris isolate individual 3 ecotype Okinawa chromosome 3, ASM2253959v1, whole genome shotgun sequence, one genomic interval encodes:
- the cnot1 gene encoding CCR4-NOT transcription complex subunit 1 isoform X12, which yields MNLDSLSLALSQISYLVDNLTKKNYRASQQEIQHIVNRHGPEADRHLLRCLFSHVDFSGDGKSSGKDFHQTQFLIQECVSLISKPNFISTLCYAIDNPLHYQKSLKPSAHLFTQLSKVLKLSKVQEVIFGLALLNSSNADLRGFAAQFIKQKLPDLLRSYVDADLGGNQEGGFQDIAIEVLHLLLSHLLFGQKGASGVGQEQIDAFLKTLCRDFPQERCPVVLAPLLYPEKRDILMDRILPDSGELAKTIMESSLAEFIQEVGYGFCASLDECRNIILQYGVREVTASQVARVLGMMARTHSGLTDGIPLQSISAPGSGIWSDGKDKNDGSQAHTWNVEVLIDIVKEVNPNLNFKEVTYELDHPGFIIRDSKGLHIVVYGIQRGLGMEVFPVDLIYRPWKHAEGQLSFIQHSLMNPEVFCFADFPCHTVAIDILKAPPEDDNREIATWKSLDLVESLLRLSEVGQYEQVKQLFSFPIKHCPDMLVLALLQISTSWHTLRHELISTLMPIFLGNHPNSAIILHYAWHGQGQSPSIRQLIMHSMAEWYMRGEQYDQAKLSRILDVAQDLKSLSMLLNGTPFAFVIDLAALASRREYLKLDKWLTDKIREHGEPFIQACVTFLKRRCPSIMGGLAPDKDQPKSAQLPPETLATMLACLQSCAGSVSQELSETILTMVANCSNVMNKARQPPPGVMPKGRAPSTSSLDAISPVQMDPLTGMGSLNLGGTATSHTQSMQGFPTSLSSAFSNPQSPAKAFPPLSNPNPSTPFGGIGSLASQLPGPLGSGIGSGIGSSLGMPTVSTDPFGTRKMSTPGLNPTTFQQTDLSQVWPEANQHFSKEIDDEANSYFQRIYNHPPHPTMSVDEVLEMLQRFKDSTIKREREVFNCMLRNLFEEYRFFPQYPDKELHITACLFGGIIEKGLVTYMALGLALRYVLEALRKPYGSKMYYFGIAALDRFKNRLKDYPQYCQHLASIAHFLQFPHHLQEYIEYGQQSRDPPVKMQGSITTPGSLALAQVQAQAQSQQPAGLKAPQPGQPSTLVTTTTTTTTVAKTTTITRPTPSSFKKDVPPSINTTNIDTLLVATDQTERIVEPPENVQEKIAFIFNNLSQSNMTQKVEELKETVKEEFMPWVSQYLVMKRVSIEPNFHSLYSNFLDTLKNPEFVKMVLNETYRNIKVLLTSDKAAANFSDRSLLKNLGHWLGMITLAKNKPILYTDLEVKSLLLEAYVKGQQELLYVVPFVAKVLESSLRSMVFRPQNPWTMAIMNVLAELHQEHDLKLNLKFEIEVLCKNLSLDINDLKPGNLLKDKEKLKSLEEQLSAPKKEAKPPEEMLPVSTTAPPSTQAATTTTCTTTGPPTPQFSYHDINVYALAGLAPHININVNIPLLQAHPQLKQCVRQSVERAVQELVHPVVDRSIKIAMTTCEQIIRKDFALDSEESRMRVAAHHMMRNLTAGMAMITCREPLLMSIATNLKNSFAAALRAPTPQQREMMEEAAARIAQDNCELACCFIQKTAVEKAGPEMDKRLATEFELRKHARQEGRRYCDPVVLTYQAERMPEQIRLKVGGVDPKQLAVYEEFARNVPGFLPSNDLSQPTGFLAQPMKQQAWATDDVAQIYDKCMADLEQHLHAIPPALAMNPLTQALRSLLEAVALARNSRDGIAALGLLQKAVEGLLDATSGADADLLLRYRECHLLVLKALQDGRAYGPQWCNKQITRCLIECRDEYKYNVEAVELLIRNHLVNMQQYDLHLAQSMENGLHYMAVAFAMQLVKLLLVDERSVSHVTEADLFHTIETLMRTCAHSRANAPEGLPQLMDVVRSNYEAMIDRAHGGPNFMMHSGISQASEYDDPPGLREKAEYLLREWVNLYHSAAAGRDSTKAFSAFVGQMHQQGILKTDDLITRFFRLCTEMCVEISYRAQAEQQHNPAASAAIIRAKCYHNLDAFVRLIALLVKHSGEATNTVTKINLLNKVLGIVVGVLIQDHDVRQTEFQQLPYHRIFIMLLLELNAPEHVLETINFQTLTAFCNTFHILRPTKAPGFVYAWLELISHRIFIARMLAHTPQQKGWPMYAQLLIDLFKYLAPFLRNVELNKPMQILYKGTLRVLLVLLHDFPEFLCDYHYGFCDVIPPNCIQLRNLILSAFPRNMRLPDPFTPNLKVDMLSEINIAPRILTNFTGVMPSQFKKDLDSYLKTRSPVTFLSELRSNLQVSNEPGNRYNIQLINALVLYVGTQAIAHIHNKGSTPSMSTITHSAHMDIFQNLAVDLDTEGRYLFLNAIANQLRYPNSHTHYFSCTMLYLFAEANTEAIQEQITRVLLERLIVNRPHPWGLLITFIELIKNPAFKFWSHDFVHCAPEIEKLFQSVAQCCMGQKQAQQVMEGTGAS from the exons ATGAATCTTGACTCGCTCTCGCTGGCTTTGTCTCAAATCAGCTATCTGGTGGACaatttaacaaagaaaaactaCCGAGCCAGCCAGCAAGAAATACAGCAT ATTGTAAATCGTCACGGTCCTGAGGCAGACAGGCATCTATTACGCTGTCTCTTCTCCCATGTAGATTTCAGTGGCGATGGTAAAAGCAGTGGCAAGGACTTTCACCAG ACACAGTTTCTGATCCAGGAGTGTGTGTCGCTGATATCAAAGCCAAACTTTATCTCTACTCTGTGCTACGCCATTGACAATCCTCTGCACTACCAGAAG AGTTTAAAGCCATCGGCCCACTTATTCACTCAACTGAGTAAAGTTCTTAAGCTAAGCAAGGTCCAAGAG GTGATATTTGGCCTTGCTTTGCTCAACTCCAGCAACGCAGACCTTCGTGGTTTTG CTGCGCAGTTCATCAAGCAGAAACTTCCAGATCTCCTGCGGTCATACGTTGACGCAGATCTCGGAGGAAACCAGGAAGGTGGCTTCCAGGACATTGCCATAGAGGTGTTACACCTACTGCTCTCCCATCTACTGTTTGGCCAGAAGGGAGCCAGTGGGGTAGGGCAAGAGCAGATTGACGCCTTCCTTAAGACACTTTGCCGAG ATTTCCCCCAGGAACGCTGTCCTGTGGTGCTCGCACCACTGCTGTACCCTGAAAAACGGGACATTCTCATGGACAGAATCCTACCAGACTCGGGGGAGTTAGCTAAGACCATAATGGAGAGTTCTCTTGCAGAATTCATTCAAGAAGTTGGCTATGGCTTCTGTGCAAG TCTGGATGAGTGCAGAAACATAATCCTGCAATATGGGGTGAGAGAGGTGACAGCCAGCCAGGTAGCCAGGGTCCTGGGCATGATGGCTCGTACACACTCTGGCCTAACCGATGGCATTCCGCTACAG TCCATCTCCGCTCCAGGAAGTGGAATCTGGAGTGATGGTAAGGACAAGAACGATGGTTCACAGGCACATACGTGGAATGTTGAGGTTCTCATCGACATTGTCAAAGAAGTG AATCCCAACCTAAACTTCAAAGAGGTGACATACGAACTGGACCACCCAGGCTTTATAATCCGGGACAGTAAAGGCTTGCACATAGTGGTGTATGGTATCCAGAGGGGGCTTGGCATGGAAGTCTTCCCTGTTGATCTCATCTATCGGCCGTGGAAACACGCCGAGGGACAG TTGTCATTCATTCAGCACTCGCTAATGAACCCAGAAGTGTTCTGCTTTGCTGACTTCCCCTGTCACACTGTGGCCATTGACATCCTTAAGGCCCCACCAGAGGATGACAACAGGGAGATTGCAACATG GAAAAGTCTGGATCTGGTGGAGAGCCTGCTTAGGCTGTCTGAGGTGGGCCAGTACGAACAGGTGAAGCAGCTGTTCAGCTTCCCAATCAAGCACTGCCCAGACATGTTGGTGCTGGCATTACTGCAGATCTCCACCTCCTGGCACACACTGCGCCATGAGCTCATCTCTACCCTAATGCCCATCTTTTTGGGCAACCACCCCAACTCAGCCATTATCCTGCACTATGCCTGGCATGGACAG GGTCAGTCTCCTTCCATTCGTCAGCTAATTATGCATTCTATGGCTGAGTGGTACATGAGAGGGGAGCAGTATGACCAGGCCAAGCTATCTCGCATCCTGGATGTTGCCCAGGACTTGAAG tcTCTATCGATGCTGCTGAATGGTACTCCATTTGCCTTTGTTATTGACCTTGCTGCACTTGCCTCCCGCCGTGAATACCTCAAACTTGACAAATGGCTGACTGACAAAATAAGAGAACATGGG GAACCTTTCATTCAGGCATGTGTGACATTCCTGAAGAGGCGCTGCCCATCCATTATGGGAGGCCTGGCCCCTGACAAGGACCAGCCCAAAAGCGCCCAGCTGCCCCCAGAAACTTTAGCCACCATGCTGGCCTGCTTGCAATCCTGTGCTGG GAGTGTGTCCCAGGAATTGTCAGAGACGATCCTGACCATGGTTGCCAATTGCAGCAATGTAATGAATAAAGCCCGGCAGCCACCCCCTGGGGTTATGCCAAAGGGACGCGCCCCGAGCACCAGCAGCCTGGATGCCATCTCACCTGTACAG ATGGACCCATTGACTGGCATGGGTTCCTTAAACCTTGGGGGCACAGCCACCTCCCACACTCAGAGCATGCAGGGTTTTCCAACCTCACTGAGTTCAGCTTTTAGTAATCCCCAGTCCCCAGCAAAGGCCTTCCCACCACTGTCCAACCCTAACCCCAGCACACCTTTTGGGGGCATTGGCAGCCTCGCCTCGCAGCTCCCTG GTCCCTTGGGCTCAGGCATCGGCTCTGGCATTGGCTCAAGCCTGGGGATGCCAACAGTAAGCACTGACCCTTTTGGCACCAGGAAGATGAGCACACCAGGCCTGAACCCGACAACCTTTCAGCAGA CTGACCTTTCTCAGGTGTGGCCCGAGGCAAACCAGCACTTTAGTAAGGAGATAGACGATGAAGCAAATAGTTACTTCCAGCGCATCTACAACCACCCACCTCACCCAACCATGTCTGTGGATGAA GTACTGGAGATGCTGCAAAGGTTCAAGGACTCAACCATCAAGCGGGAGCGAGAGGTGTTCAACTGCATGCTTCGGAACTTGTTTGAGGAATACAGATTCTTCCCCCAATACCCAGACAAGGAGCTGCACATCACTGCCTGCCTTTTTGGTGGCATTATCGAGAAGGGTCTTGTCACCTACATGGCCCTGGGCTTGGCCCTTCGATATGTTCTTGAAGCCTTAAGAAAACCATACGGAtccaaaatgtattattttggaATTGCTGCCCTAGATAGGTTCAAAAACAG ACTAAAGGACTACCCTCAGTATTGTCAACATCTGGCTTCAATTGCTCACTTCTTGCAATTCCCCCACCATTTACAAGAG TATATCGAGTATGGCCAACAGTCACGGGACCCTCCGGTGAAGATGCAGGGCTCCATCACCACACCTGGCAGCCTGGCACTGGCACAAGTTCAAGCGCAGGCCCAGTCACAGCAGCCAGCTGGCCTCAAAGCCCCGCAGCCTGGTCAGCCCAGCACCCTCGTCACCACCACTACGACTACAACCACAGTAGCGAAGACAACCACCATCACAAGACCGACACCAAGCAGCTTCAAGAAGGATGTACCT CCTTCCATAAACACTACCAACATCGACACTCTGCTAGTGGCCACTGACCAAACTGAAAGGATTGTAGAGCCTCCAGAGAATGTCCAGGAGAAGATTGCTTTTATCTTCAACAACCTTTCTCAGTCCAACATGACACAGAAG gTTGAGGAGTTGAAAGAGACGGTGAAAGAGGAGTTCATGCCCTGGGTCTCTCAGTACCTGGTGATGAAGCGTGTTAGCATTGAGCCCAACTTCCACAGTCTCTACTCTAACTTTTTGGACACGCTCAAAAACCCAGAGTTTGTCAAGATGGTTCTCAATGAAACCTACAGAAATATCAAG GTGCTTTTGACCTCAGACAAGGCAGCTGCCAATTTCTCTGATCGCTCCCTGCTGAAGAACCTGGGCCACTGGCTGGGCATGATTACACTGGCCAAAAACAAGCCTATCCTTTATACA gatCTGGAAGTCAAGTCTCTGCTACTGGAAGCCTATGTGAAAGGCCAGCAGGAGCTACTTTATGTGGTTCCCTTTGTGGCCAAAGTTTTGGAGTCTAGTCTGCGTAGCATG GTTTTTAGGCCCCAGAATCCTTGGACCATGGCCATCATGAATGTTCTTGCTGAGCTGCATCAAGAACATGACCTCAAG ctgaaTTTAAAGTTTGAGATTGAAGTTCTATGTAAGAACTTGTCTCTGGACATCAATGATCTGAAGCCAGGAAACCTGCTGAAGGACAAAGAGAAGCTGAAGAGCCTGGAGGAGCAGCTGTCTGCACCAAAGAAAGAGGCAAAGCCTCCAGAGGAGATGCTGCCAGTCTCTACCACAG CTCCTCCCTCAACCCAAGCTGCCACCACTACCACTTGCACAACCACCGGGCCTCCCACTCCACAGTTCAGTTACCACGACATCAATGTGTATGCCTTGGCAGGCCTGGCACCACACATCAATATAAATGTCAAT ATCCCACTGCTACAGGCTCATCCTCAGCTGAAGCAATGTGTGCGGCAATCGGTGGAGCGGGCAGTTCAGGAGCTTGTGCACCCTGTGGTGGATCGGTCTATCAAAATTGCAATGACAACTTGTGAACAGATCATCAGGAAGGACTTTGCCCTGGATTCGGAGGAGTCCCGCATGCGTGTGGCTGCCCACCACATGATGAGAAACCTCACTGCTGGCATGGCCATGATCACTTGCCGCGAGCCACTGCTCATGAGCATTGCCACCAACCTTAAGAACAGCTTTGCTGCTGCACTTAGG GCACCAACACCCCAGCAGAGGGAAATGATGGAAGAGGCTGCAGCTAGGATTGCTCAAGACAACTGTGAATTGGCTTGCTGCTTCATTCAGAAAACTGCTGTTGAGAAGGCTGGCCCTGAAATGGACAAAAGACTAGCCACG GAGTTTGAGCTGAGGAAGCACGCACGGCAAGAAGGACGTCGCTATTGTGATCCTGTTGTTCTGACTTACCAGGCTGAGCGTATGCCAGAGCAGATCAGACTCAAG GTGGGAGGAGTGGACCCTAAGCAGCTGGCTGTATATGAGGAGTTTGCCAGAAATGTTCCAGGTTTCTTACCAAGTAACGATCTCTCCCAGCCAACTGGCTTCTTGGCGCAACCCATGAAG CAACAGGCATGGGCAACAGATGATGTCGCTCAGATCTACGATAAATGCATGGCGGACCTGGAGCAGCATCTTCATGCCATCCCTCCGGCCCTCGCCATGAATCCTTTGACTCAAGCCCTACGGAGCCTGCTGGAAGCTGTGGCTTTGGCCAGGAACTCCAGAGATGGCATCGCTGCACTTGGTCTACTGCAGAAG GCGGTGGAAGGTCTTCTGGATGCCACTAGTGGGGCTGATGCTGACTTGCTGCTTCGCTACAGAGAGTGCCACCTGTTGGTGCTTAAAGCCCTGCAGGATGGACGTGCTTATGGACCACAGTGGTGCAATAAGCAGATTACCAG gtgTCTGATTGAATGCCGTGATGAATACAAATACAACGTAGAAGCAGTGGAGCTTCTGATCAGGAACCATCTTGTGAATATGCAGCAGTATGACCTGCACCTAGCACAG tcaaTGGAGAATGGATTGCACTACATGGCAGTTGCGTTTGCCATGCAGTtagtgaagctgctgctggtagATGAACGCAGCGTGAGCCATGTCACAGAAGCTGACCTCTTCCACACAATTGAGACTTTAATGAGGACCTGTGCACACTCCAGAGCCAACGCACCTGAGGG GCTGCCACAACTGATGGATGTTGTTCGCTCCAACTACGAAGCCATGATTGACCGGGCCCACGGTGGCCCCAACTTCATGATGCACTCTGGGATTTCGCAGGCTTCAGAATATGATGATCCTCCCGGTCTGAGGGAGAAGGCGGAATACCTCCTAAGGGAATGGGTCAACCTGTAtcactcagctgctgcaggcaGGGATAGCACCAAAGCATTCTCTGCCTTCGTTGGCCAG ATGCACCAGCAGGGCATCCTGAAGACAGATGACCTGATCACACGGTTCTTCCGGCTGTGCACAGAAATGTGTGTGGAGATCAGCTATCGGGCACAAGCGGAACAGCAGCACAACCCAGCAGCCAGTGCAGCCATCATCAGAGCCAAGTGTTACCACAACCTGGATGCCTTTGTGAGGCTCATTGCCCTGCTGGTGAAGCACTCTGGGGAGGCCACCAACACGGTGACAAAAATTAACCTCCTTAACAAG GTGCTTGGTATTGTAGTTGGCGTGTTGATCCAGGACCATGATGTTCGTCAGACAGAGTTCCAGCAGCTGCCATACCATCGCATCTTCATCATGCTGCTGTTGGAGCTCAATGCCCCTGAACATGTCCTGGAGACCATTAACTTCCAGACACTCACTGCCTTCTG CAACACCTTTCACATTCTGAGACCCACCAAAGCACCTGGCTTCGTGTACGCCTGGTTGGAACTCATCTCCCATCGCATCTTCATTGCCAGGATGCTTGCGCACACACCACAGCAGAAG GGCTGGCCCATGTACGCACAGCTGCTGATTGATCTCTTCAAGTACCTGGCCCCATTCCTGAGGAATGTAGAGCTCAACAAACCTATGCAAATCCTCTACAAG GGCACACTGCGAGTGCTCCTGGTCCTGCTGCACGACTTCCCAGAGTTCCTGTGTGATTACCATTACGGCTTCTGTGACGTTATCCCACCCAACTGCATCCAGCTCCGCAACCTCATCCTCAGTGCCTTCCCACGCAACATGAGGCTTCCTGACCCTTTCACACCCAACCTAAAG GTGGACATGCTGAGCGAGATCAACATTGCTCCCCGTATCCTCACCAACTTCACAGGCGTGATGCCTTCACAGTTCAAGAAGGATCTGGATTCGTATCTGAAGACACGCTCACCTGTCACCTTCCTATCAGAGCTGCGCAGCAACCTGCAG GTGTCTAACGAGCCAGGAAACCGCTACAACATCCAGCTGATCAACGCTCTGGTGTTGTACGTAGGCACACAGGCAATCGCTCACATCCACAACAAGGGCAGCACCCCGTCCATGAGCACCATCACCCACTCTGCACACATGGACATCTTCCAGAACCTGGCTGTGGACCTGGACACTGAGG GGCGGTACTTGTTTTTGAACGCGATTGCCAATCAGCTGCGCTACCCCAACAGCCACACTCACTACTTCAGCTGCACCATGCTCTATCTGTTCGCTGAGGCCAACACTGAGGCCATCCAGGAGCAGATCACCAG GGTCCTGTTGGAAAGGCTGATTGTGAACAGGCCTCACCCATGGGGTCTCCTCATCACCTTCATCGAGCTGATCAAGAATCCCGCCTTCAAGTTCTGGAGCCACGACTTTGTGCACTGTGCCCCTGAGATTGAAAA GCTCTTCCAGTCGGTTGCCCAGTGCTGTATGGGACAGAAGCAGGCCCAGCAGGTGATGGAGGGCACCGGGGCCAGCTAG